In Pseudomonas sp. Leaf58, one DNA window encodes the following:
- a CDS encoding L-serine ammonia-lyase has product MAISVFDLFKIGIGPSSSHTVGPMRAAATFAQALREQQLLAKVSRVEVRLYGSLSATGVGHATDRACLLGLMGQWPDRIDPATIESRIGQVLQEHCLMLDGSHPLAFDYSRDMLLLDENLPYHPNAMSLEAMDGQASLLRQTYYSVGGGFIVEQAEVDAPHGEANAVALPYEFDSAEQMLALCKAHGLSVAQLMMANECAWRPEAEVREGLLRIWAAMRDCVDNGLRNEGILPGGLQVKRRAARLHRSLQELGKPNVIGSTLSAMEWVNLFALAVNEENAAGGRMVTAPTNGAAGIIPAVLHYYMKFNPGACDADVVDFLLAAAAVGILCKKNASISGAEVGCQGEVGSACSMAAAGLAQLLSATPAQLENAAEIALEHNLGLTCDPVGGLVQVPCIERNAIAAVKAINAVQMALRGDGEHFISLDRVIRTMRDTGADMHANYKETSRGGLAVAFVEC; this is encoded by the coding sequence ATGGCTATCAGTGTTTTCGACCTTTTCAAAATCGGCATCGGCCCGTCCAGTTCCCACACCGTCGGCCCGATGCGGGCAGCCGCCACGTTTGCCCAGGCCCTGCGTGAACAACAGCTATTGGCTAAGGTAAGCCGTGTCGAGGTGCGGCTATACGGCTCACTGTCGGCCACTGGGGTTGGCCATGCCACCGACCGCGCCTGCCTGCTCGGCTTGATGGGGCAGTGGCCGGACCGCATTGATCCGGCCACCATCGAGTCGCGTATCGGCCAAGTGCTGCAGGAGCACTGCTTGATGCTCGATGGCAGCCACCCGCTGGCGTTCGACTATAGCCGCGACATGCTATTGCTCGACGAAAACCTGCCGTATCACCCCAATGCCATGAGCTTGGAAGCCATGGACGGGCAGGCCAGCCTGTTGCGCCAAACCTACTATTCGGTGGGAGGGGGCTTTATCGTCGAGCAAGCTGAGGTCGATGCGCCACATGGCGAAGCGAACGCGGTGGCGCTGCCTTACGAGTTCGACAGTGCTGAGCAGATGTTGGCTTTGTGCAAGGCGCATGGCCTGAGCGTGGCGCAACTGATGATGGCCAACGAGTGTGCCTGGCGCCCCGAGGCCGAAGTGCGTGAGGGCCTGCTGCGTATCTGGGCGGCCATGCGCGACTGCGTCGACAACGGCTTGCGCAACGAAGGCATCCTGCCTGGCGGGTTGCAGGTCAAGCGCCGCGCGGCGCGGCTGCATCGCAGCCTGCAGGAGCTGGGCAAGCCCAATGTGATCGGCTCCACCCTCAGCGCCATGGAATGGGTCAACCTGTTTGCCCTGGCGGTGAATGAAGAAAACGCTGCCGGCGGGCGCATGGTCACCGCACCTACCAACGGTGCGGCTGGGATCATCCCGGCGGTGCTGCACTACTACATGAAGTTCAACCCAGGCGCCTGCGACGCGGATGTGGTGGACTTCCTGCTGGCGGCAGCGGCGGTGGGCATCCTGTGCAAGAAGAACGCGTCGATTTCCGGTGCCGAGGTGGGCTGCCAGGGCGAGGTGGGCTCGGCCTGTTCGATGGCCGCTGCCGGTTTGGCCCAGTTGCTGAGCGCTACGCCAGCGCAATTGGAAAACGCCGCCGAAATTGCCTTAGAGCATAACCTTGGGCTGACCTGCGATCCGGTCGGCGGCCTGGTGCAGGTGCCGTGTATCGAGCGCAATGCGATTGCTGCGGTAAAAGCGATTAACGCCGTACAGATGGCGTTGCGGGGAGACGGTGAGCATTTCATCTCACTCGACCGGGTAATTCGCACCATGCGTGATACCGGGGCGGATATGCATGCCAACTACAAGGAAACCTCGCGCGGCGGCTTGGCCGTTGCGTTTGTCGAGTGTTGA
- a CDS encoding LysR substrate-binding domain-containing protein produces the protein MRRQLNGQVFVWLHVFACAARHLSFTRCAEELHITPGAVSQQMRQLEERLGYRLFLRRARGVELSAEGQRLALTVTEAYGNIEAELLRLNAGEIRGTLRLRSIPSFLAKWLTPRLPRFQQRYPDIELRLVAEDSAQALHPGDFDLAIDLNDGSYPGMLSTPLLDEQIFPVCSPTLLRGRPPLHGPADLAHYPLLHDITAWRGSSEYAEWEFYLEGIGAAGLDVRRGHTFNRNHLTIEAAIAGIGVAIARRTLLNDELERGALIVPFGVPIANHKRYVVHYPPGGLNQPGARAVHDWLVEEARGFRELHPLGKD, from the coding sequence ATGCGACGACAACTCAATGGCCAGGTGTTCGTCTGGCTGCATGTGTTCGCCTGTGCCGCCCGGCACCTGTCCTTTACCCGGTGTGCCGAAGAGCTGCACATTACCCCGGGCGCGGTCAGCCAGCAGATGCGCCAGCTGGAAGAACGCCTGGGCTACCGGCTGTTCCTGCGTCGGGCGCGCGGCGTGGAGCTGAGCGCCGAAGGGCAACGCCTGGCACTCACGGTGACCGAAGCCTATGGCAACATCGAAGCCGAACTGCTGCGCCTGAACGCGGGTGAAATCCGCGGTACCTTGCGCCTGCGCTCAATCCCATCGTTCTTGGCCAAATGGCTCACGCCACGCCTGCCGCGCTTTCAACAACGCTACCCAGACATCGAGTTGCGCCTGGTTGCCGAAGACAGTGCCCAGGCGTTGCACCCCGGCGATTTCGACCTGGCCATCGACCTGAACGATGGCAGCTACCCAGGCATGCTTTCGACGCCGCTGCTGGACGAGCAAATCTTCCCCGTATGCTCCCCCACCCTGCTGCGTGGCCGCCCGCCGCTGCACGGGCCGGCGGACCTGGCGCATTACCCGTTGCTGCATGACATCACCGCCTGGCGCGGCAGTTCGGAATATGCCGAATGGGAGTTCTACCTGGAAGGCATCGGCGCCGCCGGCCTGGATGTGCGACGCGGGCATACCTTCAACCGCAACCACCTGACCATCGAAGCGGCGATTGCCGGCATAGGTGTGGCGATTGCCCGGCGCACGCTGCTTAACGACGAACTGGAGCGGGGTGCGCTGATCGTGCCGTTCGGCGTGCCGATCGCCAACCACAAGCGCTATGTGGTGCATTACCCGCCGGGCGGGTTGAACCAGCCAGGGGCGCGGGCGGTGCATGACTGGCTGGTGGAAGAAGCGCGCGGCTTCAGGGAACTGCACCCGCTAGGCAAGGATTAG
- a CDS encoding undecaprenyl-phosphate glucose phosphotransferase, which yields MVFEPRSSRSLLQRRSSVSNAIQAGLDGIAVTGIAWYLIYEQFGYITSDYVIMLLLLIGALAVIYDHYAIYRTNVGLSIKAFRLFKAWSATFCFLVVMAFLTKQSETYSRLLVGQLFIIGYIAQLFLHFAVRELQKRFTAHARLDNALIIGAGDLANFLYQKISNNPWFGERVLGCVLVDKVDEPGRESTEGKPRLPVLGHIADLDEILAQHGIRTVYLVTPLGGSEVINDVYFKLLDKCIAVNWVPDIFSLRLINHSVREIAGIPVLTLSETPLTGMSLFLKNLEDRVLAALILLFASPVLLAVALAIKLDSRGPVFFRQERTGWTGESFRIWKFRSMHVHQPEEGVVKQAQRNDPRLTRIGAFIRRTSLDELPQLFNVLTGEMSLVGPRPHALQHDTLYSQDIVDYFARHNIKPGMTGLAQVRGFRGETKDIEQMIQRVDSDIEYINNWSLWLDFVILVRTLNAFTGKQAY from the coding sequence ATGGTTTTCGAACCCAGAAGCAGTCGTTCCTTACTTCAGCGAAGAAGCAGTGTAAGTAACGCCATCCAGGCCGGCCTGGATGGTATTGCCGTGACCGGTATTGCCTGGTACCTGATCTACGAACAGTTTGGCTACATCACTTCCGATTACGTGATCATGCTGCTGTTGCTGATTGGTGCACTGGCGGTGATCTACGATCATTACGCGATTTACCGGACCAACGTCGGGCTTTCCATCAAAGCGTTCCGGCTGTTCAAGGCCTGGTCGGCAACCTTTTGCTTCCTGGTGGTCATGGCCTTCCTGACCAAACAGAGCGAAACCTATTCGCGGCTACTGGTCGGGCAGTTGTTCATCATTGGCTACATCGCGCAGTTGTTCCTGCACTTTGCCGTACGTGAATTGCAAAAGCGTTTTACCGCGCATGCGCGTCTAGACAATGCACTGATTATTGGCGCCGGTGACCTGGCCAACTTCCTGTATCAGAAAATCAGCAACAACCCCTGGTTTGGCGAGCGCGTGCTGGGTTGCGTGCTGGTCGACAAGGTCGATGAGCCGGGGCGCGAAAGCACCGAAGGCAAGCCGCGCCTGCCGGTGCTCGGGCACATTGCCGATCTGGACGAAATCCTGGCCCAGCACGGCATCCGCACGGTGTACTTGGTGACCCCGTTGGGCGGTTCGGAGGTGATCAACGATGTGTATTTCAAATTGCTCGACAAGTGCATTGCAGTGAACTGGGTGCCGGATATCTTCTCATTGCGGCTGATCAACCACAGCGTGCGAGAAATTGCCGGGATCCCCGTGCTGACCTTGTCGGAAACGCCATTGACGGGCATGAGCCTGTTCCTGAAAAACCTCGAGGACAGGGTGTTGGCGGCGCTGATTCTACTGTTTGCCTCGCCAGTGCTACTGGCCGTTGCGTTGGCCATCAAGCTCGATAGCCGCGGCCCAGTGTTTTTCCGCCAAGAACGCACCGGTTGGACGGGCGAGTCGTTCCGTATCTGGAAGTTCAGAAGCATGCATGTTCACCAGCCGGAGGAAGGCGTGGTCAAGCAGGCGCAGAGGAATGACCCGCGGCTGACCCGGATCGGAGCGTTTATCCGCCGTACCAGCCTGGATGAGCTGCCGCAATTGTTCAATGTGCTGACGGGGGAAATGTCGCTGGTTGGGCCACGGCCGCATGCGTTGCAACATGACACGCTGTATTCGCAGGACATCGTCGATTACTTTGCCCGCCACAATATCAAGCCTGGCATGACCGGCCTGGCGCAGGTGCGCGGGTTCAGGGGTGAAACCAAGGATATCGAGCAGATGATCCAGCGGGTGGACTCGGACATCGAGTACATCAACAACTGGTCACTGTGGCTGGATTTCGTGATTCTGGTGCGCACGCTGAATGCGTTTACGGGCAAGCAGGCTTATTAA
- a CDS encoding WecB/TagA/CpsF family glycosyltransferase has protein sequence MADWQWQQRWKTLVGKLTVVADQAAAQHLVERLAAPQTVTVLGFVNAHAMNLVVRDAEYCQALSAADVLLRDGAGMSILYRRLGLEPGLNMNGTDFIPRLLAAYRGRRVAFWGTRHPYLGQAVQRSEAVFGVVPVSVHDGFASVETYLQLARQEQPELIVLGMGMPKQEAVAARLSATGGPCLIVCGGAILDFLGGKVNRAPEWLRRFGGEWLYRLLREPKRLFMRYVVGNPLFLLRTLLCRRAVVSARHTG, from the coding sequence ATGGCTGACTGGCAGTGGCAGCAACGCTGGAAGACCCTTGTCGGCAAGCTCACGGTGGTGGCTGACCAGGCTGCGGCGCAGCACTTGGTCGAGCGCTTGGCCGCCCCGCAAACCGTCACGGTGCTTGGCTTTGTCAATGCCCATGCAATGAACCTGGTGGTGCGCGACGCCGAGTATTGCCAGGCACTGTCTGCAGCCGATGTGCTGCTGCGCGATGGCGCGGGCATGTCGATCCTGTATCGCCGCCTGGGGCTTGAGCCCGGTTTGAACATGAATGGCACCGACTTCATTCCCAGGCTTTTGGCGGCCTACCGTGGGCGAAGGGTGGCGTTCTGGGGCACCCGGCACCCGTACCTGGGCCAGGCTGTGCAGCGCAGTGAAGCCGTGTTCGGGGTGGTGCCGGTGTCGGTTCACGATGGCTTTGCCAGTGTCGAAACCTACCTGCAATTGGCCAGGCAAGAGCAACCCGAACTGATCGTGCTGGGCATGGGCATGCCCAAGCAGGAGGCTGTGGCTGCACGGCTGTCCGCCACTGGCGGGCCGTGCCTGATCGTCTGCGGTGGGGCGATCTTGGATTTTCTCGGCGGCAAGGTCAACCGGGCGCCGGAGTGGCTGCGTCGCTTTGGTGGTGAGTGGCTTTACCGGCTGTTGCGCGAGCCCAAGCGTTTGTTCATGCGTTATGTGGTGGGCAACCCGCTGTTCCTGTTGCGCACGTTGCTATGCCGCCGGGCTGTGGTTTCGGCCAGGCACACCGGATGA
- a CDS encoding glycosyltransferase family 2 protein: MISVLGWLLGLVAVIALVPVSVFFAQVLLACLPARARALPQGGRPSVAILVPAHDEASIIGATLASICPQLQEGDRLLVVADNCTDDTARLASAAGAEVIERHDALLRGKGYALDFGVRHLAQQPPDVVIVVDADCQVAEGAIDRLARRYREVARPVQSLYLMRAPAGAGLKVQVAEFAWRVKNLVRPRGWTRLGLPCQLMGAGMAFGWRDLAMVNLANGHLVEDIKLGLDLCQQGKAPVFCPEALVTSQFPASQQGLNSQRTRWEHGHLGLILADAPKRALAALKARNGSLLAMTLDLLVPPLALLVLALIGLNLVTWLAYLLFGLAAPAWIAFAAMGMLGLAVLLAWVRFCRELIPFSVLLYAPFYAARKVPLYLGFLIKRQVEWVRSKRDDD; this comes from the coding sequence ATGATAAGTGTATTGGGATGGTTACTGGGCCTGGTGGCGGTCATCGCCCTTGTCCCTGTGTCAGTATTTTTCGCGCAAGTGCTACTGGCTTGCTTGCCGGCACGTGCACGGGCACTGCCCCAGGGTGGGCGCCCGTCAGTAGCCATATTGGTGCCTGCGCATGACGAGGCGTCGATCATCGGCGCAACGCTGGCAAGCATTTGCCCGCAGTTGCAAGAGGGGGACCGCCTGCTGGTGGTGGCCGACAACTGCACCGATGACACCGCGCGGTTGGCCAGCGCGGCCGGCGCCGAAGTTATCGAGCGCCATGACGCCCTGTTGCGCGGCAAGGGCTATGCACTGGATTTTGGCGTACGGCACTTGGCGCAGCAGCCACCGGACGTAGTGATCGTGGTGGATGCCGACTGCCAGGTGGCCGAGGGGGCAATCGACCGCCTGGCCCGCCGCTACCGCGAAGTCGCACGGCCGGTGCAGTCGCTGTACCTGATGCGGGCACCTGCCGGCGCCGGTTTGAAAGTGCAGGTGGCCGAGTTTGCCTGGCGCGTGAAAAACCTGGTACGCCCGCGTGGCTGGACCCGGCTGGGCCTGCCTTGCCAATTGATGGGCGCCGGCATGGCGTTTGGCTGGCGCGACCTGGCGATGGTCAACCTGGCCAATGGTCACCTGGTCGAAGACATAAAGCTGGGCCTGGACCTTTGCCAGCAGGGTAAGGCGCCGGTGTTCTGCCCGGAGGCTCTGGTTACCAGCCAGTTTCCCGCCAGCCAGCAAGGCTTGAACAGCCAGCGCACTCGTTGGGAGCACGGCCACCTGGGGCTGATACTGGCCGATGCGCCCAAGCGTGCGCTGGCGGCGCTGAAAGCGCGCAACGGCAGCCTGCTGGCCATGACCCTGGACCTGCTGGTGCCCCCGCTGGCGTTGCTGGTGCTGGCCTTGATCGGCCTTAACCTGGTTACCTGGTTGGCGTACCTGTTGTTCGGCCTGGCGGCCCCGGCCTGGATCGCTTTTGCCGCAATGGGCATGCTGGGCCTTGCGGTGTTGCTCGCATGGGTGCGCTTCTGTCGCGAACTGATCCCGTTTTCCGTGCTGTTGTACGCGCCTTTTTACGCGGCCAGAAAGGTCCCCTTGTACTTGGGTTTCCTGATCAAGCGCCAGGTCGAATGGGTGCGTTCGAAACGGGATGATGACTGA
- a CDS encoding glycosyltransferase family 4 protein, giving the protein MRIAYFINQYPKVSHSFIRREILALERQGVEVQRIALRGWDAELQDAEDATERGKTRYVLQGGLKGLLTPTWQVLCAQPQQFFQALWLALRLGLRADRAWPYHLVYLAEACQLRQWLHASEAQHVHAHFGTNSTEVVMLANVLGGPAYSFTVHGPEEFDKPQFLHMGEKVKRAAFVAAVSSYGRSQLFRWVAHDHWAKVKVVHCGLERSFHEVPSVSVPAAPRLVCVGRLCEQKGQLLLLEAAQILAAQSIAFELVLAGDGEMREQIEALITRHGLQQQVRITGWISSAQVREEILAARALVLPSFAEGLPVVIMEAMALRRPVLTTYVAGIPELVRPGENGWLFPAGAVDELAAAMADCLAQPVEVLQAMGEAAYQRVLHRHDIDTEAARLAGYFKAYA; this is encoded by the coding sequence ATGCGCATCGCTTACTTCATCAATCAGTACCCGAAGGTCAGCCACAGCTTCATACGCCGTGAGATCTTGGCGCTGGAGCGGCAAGGGGTAGAGGTGCAGCGCATCGCCCTGCGGGGCTGGGATGCCGAGCTGCAGGATGCCGAGGACGCTACCGAACGGGGCAAGACTCGCTATGTGCTGCAAGGTGGCCTGAAGGGTTTGCTGACACCCACCTGGCAGGTGCTGTGTGCACAACCGCAACAATTTTTCCAAGCGCTGTGGCTGGCCCTGCGCCTTGGCCTGCGGGCCGACCGCGCCTGGCCCTATCACCTGGTCTATCTGGCCGAGGCCTGCCAGCTGCGGCAGTGGTTGCACGCCAGTGAGGCGCAACACGTGCACGCCCATTTTGGCACCAACTCCACCGAAGTGGTGATGCTGGCCAACGTGCTGGGCGGGCCGGCGTACAGCTTTACCGTGCACGGGCCTGAAGAGTTCGACAAGCCGCAGTTCCTGCACATGGGGGAAAAGGTAAAGCGTGCCGCCTTTGTCGCGGCGGTAAGCTCCTACGGGCGCAGCCAGCTGTTTCGCTGGGTGGCGCACGACCACTGGGCCAAGGTCAAGGTGGTGCATTGTGGGCTGGAGCGCAGCTTCCATGAAGTGCCGTCGGTCAGCGTGCCTGCCGCGCCGCGCCTGGTGTGTGTGGGCCGCTTGTGCGAACAAAAAGGCCAGCTGTTGTTGCTTGAGGCCGCGCAGATACTGGCCGCCCAGTCAATTGCCTTTGAGCTGGTGCTGGCCGGCGACGGTGAAATGCGTGAGCAGATCGAGGCGTTGATTACCCGGCACGGCTTGCAGCAGCAGGTGCGCATCACCGGCTGGATCAGCAGCGCACAGGTGCGCGAGGAAATCCTCGCCGCCCGCGCGCTGGTGCTGCCCAGCTTTGCCGAGGGCTTGCCGGTGGTGATCATGGAGGCCATGGCGTTGCGCCGGCCAGTGCTGACCACCTATGTGGCGGGCATCCCCGAGCTGGTGCGGCCGGGCGAGAACGGCTGGTTGTTCCCTGCCGGCGCCGTGGACGAGCTGGCGGCGGCCATGGCCGACTGCCTGGCACAACCCGTCGAGGTGCTGCAGGCCATGGGTGAGGCGGCCTACCAACGCGTTCTGCATCGGCATGATATCGACACCGAAGCGGCCAGGTTGGCCGGCTACTTCAAGGCATACGCATGA
- a CDS encoding glycosyltransferase family 2 protein produces MANGIGVVVIGRNEGQRLERCLRSLVHGADKVMYVDSGSTDGSVQLAQRLGVEVLALDMGIPFTAARARNEGFAALQRLLPSMRLVQFVDGDCEVEGGWLATAQAFLDGHAEVAVVCGRRRERFPQRSVYNLLCDLEWDTPIGEAKACGGDALMRVDAFAAVGGFRPDLIAGEEPELCVRLRAKGWKVWRLAAEMTLHDAAMTRFSQWWRRSLRAGHAYAEGAYLHGQPPERHWLRESRRAWLWGLGIPIVVLLACVLLGGWGLLLLLVYPLQAVRLACRGGKSARENWLRAVFLVLGKFPEMLGQLKFLRHRFAAGKAALIEYK; encoded by the coding sequence ATGGCGAACGGTATCGGTGTGGTGGTGATCGGCCGTAATGAAGGCCAGCGCCTGGAGCGCTGCCTGCGTTCGCTGGTGCACGGTGCGGACAAGGTCATGTACGTCGATTCGGGCTCTACCGACGGTTCAGTGCAGCTGGCCCAGCGCCTGGGGGTGGAGGTACTGGCGCTGGACATGGGCATCCCGTTCACCGCCGCGCGGGCTCGTAACGAAGGCTTTGCCGCGTTGCAGAGGCTACTGCCATCGATGCGCCTGGTGCAATTCGTCGATGGCGATTGTGAGGTGGAGGGTGGCTGGTTGGCCACCGCGCAGGCGTTTCTCGACGGCCATGCCGAGGTGGCGGTGGTGTGCGGCCGCCGGCGTGAGCGCTTCCCCCAGCGGTCGGTGTACAACCTGCTGTGCGACCTGGAATGGGATACCCCCATCGGTGAGGCCAAGGCGTGCGGCGGCGATGCGCTGATGCGGGTAGACGCCTTTGCCGCCGTCGGCGGTTTCCGCCCTGACCTGATTGCCGGTGAGGAGCCGGAGTTGTGCGTGCGCTTGCGAGCGAAGGGCTGGAAGGTCTGGCGCCTGGCTGCCGAGATGACCTTGCATGACGCGGCAATGACCCGTTTCAGCCAATGGTGGCGGCGCAGCCTGCGTGCCGGCCATGCCTATGCAGAGGGGGCTTACCTGCATGGTCAGCCGCCGGAGCGGCACTGGCTGCGCGAGTCGCGGCGGGCTTGGCTGTGGGGCCTGGGCATCCCCATAGTGGTGCTGCTGGCGTGTGTGCTGCTGGGTGGCTGGGGCCTGCTGTTGCTGTTGGTCTACCCACTACAGGCGGTACGCCTGGCCTGCCGCGGTGGTAAATCGGCGCGGGAGAACTGGCTACGGGCGGTGTTCCTGGTGTTGGGTAAGTTCCCGGAAATGCTCGGGCAGTTGAAGTTTTTGCGCCACCGCTTCGCGGCCGGCAAGGCGGCTTTGATCGAATACAAGTGA